CATACCATCATGACGAATACTCGGCACCATTGTGCGAATGTATTTCTCAATCGCTAATTCACCTTTGCCGCCGTGAATAAGCTCACGCACATTGTCATCAACGGTCAGCAGCTCATGAATACCGGTACGGCCGCGATAGCCGTTATAGCCACACTTCTTACAACCGGTAGCGCGGTAGATTTGACGAGTATCATTGGCTGTAATGCCTAATAGCTCGCGTTCACGCTCATCAGGCTCGTGGGCTTCTTTACAGTCTTCACATAGGGTACGAATAAGACGCTGGGCCAGTACCCCAAGTAAGCTTGATGAAACTAGGAATGGCTCAACACCCATATCTTGCAAACGAGTGATTGCGCCTGATGCGGTGTTGGTATGTAAAGTAGAGATCACCAAGTGACCAGTTAATGATGCTTGCACCGCAATTTGCGCGGTTTCAAGGTCACGGATCTCACCAATCATCACCACGTCAGGGTCTTGACGTAGAATAGCGCGTAGACCGCGAGCAAAGGTCATATCAACCTTGGTATTCACCTGAGTTTGACCAATACCTTCAAGCTCGTACTCGATTGGGTCTTCAACGGTCAGAATGTTGGTGTCTTTAGAGTTAATCTCGGTAAGACCTGCATACAAGGTGGTACTCTTACCCGAACCGGTTGGACCGGTCACCAAAATAATGCCGTGTGGCTTACGAATAAGCTGGTCGAATTGATCGCGGATTGTCGGTGTCATACCTAGCTGTTGTAAGTCTAGGTTGCCGGTGTTTTTATCCAGAAGACGCATCACCACGCGCTCACCGTGGCTTGATGGCATGGTCGATACACGTACGTCTACCGCGCGACCGGCAATACGCAGTGAGATACGGCCATCTTGCGGTACACGTTTTTCGGCGATATCAAGACGCGCCATAACCTTAATACGCGATACCAGCAGCGATGACAGCTTACGGTTAGGTTTCAATACTTCTTTTAGTACGCCATCAACACGGAAACGCACGACCAGTTGTTTCTCGTAGGTTTCAACGTGAATATCCGAGGCTTCTTCTTTAATTGCCTCAGACAGCAGCGCATTGATCAGCTTAATAATTGGCGCGTCGTCATCGCCTTCAAGTAGATCTTCGGTTTGAGGTAGCTCTTCAGCAAGGGTGAACAAGTCCATCTCGTTGCCGAGGTCTTCCATCAATTGCTGCGCTTCAGACGAATTGGCCTGGAATGTCTTAGTTAGCTTTGACTCGAACACACTGCTATCAAGCTTGGTCACTTGCAGATCAGCGCCAGTATAACGGCGCACTTCTAACATGGCCGATAGCGGCGTTTCATCTGTGTAGTACAGATGCAGTTGGTCTTCTTCTTTTGCTAGCACTAAGTGAAAGCGATGAGAAAACGCAAACGGCAGTTGCTCTTTGCTGTCAGAGTGAAAGACTTCATCGCCTTCCACTTCCATCGCTAGCTCACTAGAAACCTGAGCAAGCGCTTCTGCTTCTGTCGCTTCACTCATAATTAGTTACCACTTTCTGTATCTTGAGAGTTGGACTTTTGCTTACTCTCTTCAAGTGCTTTTAATGTCGCGTCTGTTTCGCGCATCTCGGTTTTTAGTCCTTCACCAGACTTATAACCTTCTAATACCCTGTTTACGTCATCAGGTAGGTAAGCTTCTTGGTCCCACTCTTCTAACACAGGCACAGTAGTTTGCGGCATTAGGTTAACGCCACGCTCTTGTTGTTCAAGTTGCAATGCACGGAAATAGTTGTACTTGCGACCTGCTACACCTTCCATGGTAATACCGTCACGAACAATCGTCGGCTTGATAAATACCATTAGGTTGCGCTTTTTCTTACCGCTAGACGATGACTTAAATAAGTGTCCAATGATTGGTAGGTCGCCTAAGAAAGGTACCTTTTGCACACTTTCTTGCACTTCTTCATTAATCAGACCGCCTAGCACAACAATTTGACCTGAGTCGGCCATAACGGTTGTTGTTAAACGACGAGTAGCAAAGGTAACGTCGACGCCGGTTTTACCATTAATGCCTGATACTTCTTGCTCAATAGTGAGTTTAACTGAAGTGCCTTCGTTAATTTGTGGTACAACTTTTAGCTTCACACCCACTTCTTTACGTTCAACGGTTTGGAACGGGTTAGAGTTGCCGTTGCTTGAGTTTTGCGCCCCGGTAAGAATTGGTACTTCATCACCCACGATGAACGATGCTTCTTGGTTATCTAACGTAGTAATCGAAGGTGTTGCTAGTACGTTTGAAGTCGTATCGCTCGACACAGCTTGAATAAGCGCACCAAAGTCGCCCATTGCCACACCCCATGCCATACCGTTCACTTTACCTAACGCAGAGGCAAGCAAAGTGATATCACCGCGTTGCTCTGGGTTTTCAGTACAAGTACCGTCATTACAAACAGTCGAACCGTCCGTTGGCTGAGCTTGCCAAATACCCGCGCCAATCTCACCAATGGTTGGACCTAAGTTGTTAAACTGCGTACCACCACCGGCTTCTGTTGCCCACTGAATACCAAAGCCAACGTCATCCCCTTCAGCTACTTCTACAATAATCGCTTCAACCAATACCTGAGCACGGCGAATATCTAGCTGGTTAATAACACTTTCAATAGTACGTAATTGATCTGGCTCAGCACTTATAACCAAGGCATTGGTGTCGGTGTGCGCCATAATATTAATCTCATTG
This DNA window, taken from Shewanella maritima, encodes the following:
- the gspE gene encoding type II secretion system ATPase GspE, yielding MSEATEAEALAQVSSELAMEVEGDEVFHSDSKEQLPFAFSHRFHLVLAKEEDQLHLYYTDETPLSAMLEVRRYTGADLQVTKLDSSVFESKLTKTFQANSSEAQQLMEDLGNEMDLFTLAEELPQTEDLLEGDDDAPIIKLINALLSEAIKEEASDIHVETYEKQLVVRFRVDGVLKEVLKPNRKLSSLLVSRIKVMARLDIAEKRVPQDGRISLRIAGRAVDVRVSTMPSSHGERVVMRLLDKNTGNLDLQQLGMTPTIRDQFDQLIRKPHGIILVTGPTGSGKSTTLYAGLTEINSKDTNILTVEDPIEYELEGIGQTQVNTKVDMTFARGLRAILRQDPDVVMIGEIRDLETAQIAVQASLTGHLVISTLHTNTASGAITRLQDMGVEPFLVSSSLLGVLAQRLIRTLCEDCKEAHEPDERERELLGITANDTRQIYRATGCKKCGYNGYRGRTGIHELLTVDDNVRELIHGGKGELAIEKYIRTMVPSIRHDGMSKVLDGITTLEEVLRVTREE
- the gspD gene encoding type II secretion system secretin GspD is translated as MNNAGIRRKVIAGLIAGAALFASQPTWSDQYAANFKGTDIQEFINIVGKNLNKTIIVDPTVRGKINVRSYDLLDDEQYYQFFLNVLQVYGYAVVEMDNQVIKVIKDKDAKTAAIRVADDDRPGLGDEMVTRIVALYNTEAKQLAPLLRQLNDNAGGGNVVNYDPSNVLMITGRAEVVNKLVEIVRRVDKQGDTEVEVVSLQYASAGEIVRIVDTLYRANAKQAQLPGQAPKVVADERINAVVVSGDEKSRSRVVELIKRLDSEQANTGNTKVRYLRYANAEDLVEVLTGFAKKLENDQDSGQQSGGSKRRNEINIMAHTDTNALVISAEPDQLRTIESVINQLDIRRAQVLVEAIIVEVAEGDDVGFGIQWATEAGGGTQFNNLGPTIGEIGAGIWQAQPTDGSTVCNDGTCTENPEQRGDITLLASALGKVNGMAWGVAMGDFGALIQAVSSDTTSNVLATPSITTLDNQEASFIVGDEVPILTGAQNSSNGNSNPFQTVERKEVGVKLKVVPQINEGTSVKLTIEQEVSGINGKTGVDVTFATRRLTTTVMADSGQIVVLGGLINEEVQESVQKVPFLGDLPIIGHLFKSSSSGKKKRNLMVFIKPTIVRDGITMEGVAGRKYNYFRALQLEQQERGVNLMPQTTVPVLEEWDQEAYLPDDVNRVLEGYKSGEGLKTEMRETDATLKALEESKQKSNSQDTESGN